In Bdellovibrionales bacterium, the following proteins share a genomic window:
- a CDS encoding B12-binding domain-containing radical SAM protein — protein MAKVLLINPIVREEDVPKHIPYGIALLAAIADKKGHQVQIFDANAWRVGDEVLRQVINADDWDVIGVGGLITTYGHVKRICRIVKEERPKSFLVLGGGVLTSMPREIMTWIPQIDLGVVGEAFITFPVVLEKIDARDYNFSETLGVCFRDGSGNPHLTKVRPNILDLDCLPYPAWDFLPLDIYFENSQGLFSEEIFTSKKRMDINGSLGCNLVCRYCWHLGTTGDMVIEPDEKGENDVRFSYGRNIRYHSPRYIVEMVKTLVSKHGIDFASFIDENMMTMHVFSKQKWLFELSELWIKEGLQPTCRRDGVPHDENCRGVHWAGTSHAGLADKKSLAAMYEAGCSHLVYGIESFSPKILKKLGKGSTAQANFRAIKECLEVGIKPIPNVIIGFPEEDFTTIRETAEGMIEMGMYAKPHFATPYPGSQWYYNYKKSIINQYDGDLEKFILELGDASSITAVISHKFSAMDLIGLQQIIYLRDLRLLNQAEKHWAKSDSTIEPVAVHEESFNFISKKVQAPIEEEKRASI, from the coding sequence ATGGCAAAGGTATTATTGATTAACCCTATAGTGAGAGAAGAAGATGTTCCAAAGCATATTCCGTATGGGATTGCCCTGTTGGCTGCGATAGCCGATAAAAAGGGACACCAAGTGCAGATTTTTGATGCCAATGCTTGGCGTGTTGGTGATGAGGTTTTAAGGCAAGTGATAAACGCTGATGACTGGGATGTGATTGGTGTGGGTGGATTAATTACGACTTATGGCCATGTGAAGAGAATCTGTCGGATTGTCAAAGAAGAGAGACCCAAATCTTTTTTAGTCTTAGGCGGTGGAGTTCTGACTTCTATGCCCCGCGAGATAATGACCTGGATTCCGCAGATCGACTTAGGCGTTGTGGGTGAAGCATTTATTACCTTTCCGGTTGTTCTCGAGAAGATAGATGCGAGGGATTATAATTTTAGTGAAACATTGGGCGTTTGTTTTAGAGATGGTTCTGGAAATCCTCATTTAACAAAAGTGCGACCGAATATTTTAGATCTCGATTGCTTGCCGTATCCTGCATGGGATTTTTTGCCACTGGACATTTATTTTGAAAACTCCCAAGGTTTGTTTAGTGAAGAAATCTTTACTTCAAAAAAGCGAATGGATATCAACGGGAGTTTGGGTTGCAATCTGGTGTGTCGCTATTGTTGGCACTTGGGAACTACTGGAGATATGGTCATTGAGCCAGACGAAAAAGGGGAAAACGATGTTCGATTTTCTTATGGTAGAAATATTCGGTATCATTCGCCTCGATACATTGTCGAAATGGTTAAAACCCTTGTTAGTAAGCATGGGATAGATTTTGCGAGCTTCATTGACGAAAACATGATGACCATGCACGTCTTTAGTAAACAAAAGTGGCTATTTGAGCTGTCAGAACTTTGGATTAAGGAAGGATTGCAACCTACTTGTAGAAGGGATGGCGTTCCTCATGATGAAAATTGTCGAGGGGTTCATTGGGCTGGAACTTCTCATGCGGGCCTTGCAGATAAGAAATCTTTGGCGGCCATGTATGAGGCGGGCTGCTCTCATCTCGTCTATGGGATAGAAAGCTTTTCACCAAAAATTCTTAAGAAACTGGGCAAAGGATCTACAGCCCAAGCTAATTTTAGGGCCATCAAAGAATGTTTGGAAGTGGGTATTAAGCCAATTCCAAATGTCATTATTGGTTTCCCTGAAGAAGATTTTACCACAATTAGAGAGACTGCAGAAGGAATGATCGAAATGGGAATGTATGCTAAGCCTCATTTTGCGACCCCTTATCCCGGATCCCAGTGGTATTACAATTACAAAAAATCTATTATAAATCAGTACGATGGAGATCTAGAAAAGTTTATCCTCGAGTTGGGAGATGCATCTTCTATAACCGCAGTCATATCTCACAAGTTCTCAGCAATGGATCTTATTGGATTACAACAAATAATCTATCTTCGAGACCTCCGTCTTCTGAATCAGGCAGAAAAGCATTGGGCCAAATCTGATTCGACGATTGAGCCCGTGGCAGTGCACGAAGAATCTTTTAATTTTATTTCAAAAAAAGTTCAGGCTCCCATCGAGGAGGAGAAGAGAGCGTCAATCTAA
- a CDS encoding PIG-L family deacetylase: MKSVLVISPHPDDETLGCGGTLLRHKAAGDSVNWLIISRMNINNGFSSEKITERAHEIDLVAAQYGFSQVVLGKFDAMALDTYPKKDIVGEISRVIQTIRPNIVYVPHRLDAHSDHTAVFDASLSATKSFRNPFITSIRAYETLSETEFGLRPEDPGFRPNLFVDISQFLERKIEIMRLYLGELAEHPFPRSEKSIRALALLRGATSGASAAEAFIVLREIW; this comes from the coding sequence ATGAAATCTGTTTTGGTTATATCGCCGCACCCAGACGATGAAACATTGGGTTGCGGCGGGACACTGCTGCGACACAAAGCTGCTGGAGACAGCGTAAATTGGCTGATTATCTCCAGAATGAACATCAATAATGGATTTAGCAGTGAAAAGATCACAGAACGTGCTCATGAAATAGACCTAGTGGCAGCCCAGTATGGATTTTCTCAGGTTGTTTTGGGAAAATTTGATGCCATGGCTTTGGATACATACCCGAAGAAGGATATTGTCGGCGAAATATCGCGTGTTATCCAAACGATTAGGCCAAATATTGTTTATGTGCCTCATCGTCTTGACGCCCACAGTGATCATACGGCCGTATTTGATGCTTCTCTATCCGCAACTAAATCGTTTAGAAATCCATTTATTACTTCAATTAGAGCCTATGAGACCCTTTCCGAAACAGAATTTGGTTTGCGTCCGGAGGATCCTGGATTTCGCCCGAATCTTTTCGTTGATATTAGTCAATTTTTGGAGCGTAAAATTGAAATTATGCGGCTCTATTTGGGTGAGCTAGCCGAGCACCCATTTCCTCGCAGTGAAAAATCCATAAGAGCTTTGGCGCTTTTACGTGGGGCCACTTCTGGCGCCTCTGCGGCGGAGGCTTTTATTGTTTTGAGAGAGATCTGGTGA
- a CDS encoding transferase: protein MISPTAIIYPGVELGRNVIVEAFSIVGHPLQTGETPTTIIGDNAIIRSHTVIYAGNQIGRNFSCGHKVNIRESNIFGDDVSIGTHSVVEHHTVFGHGVRLHSNVFVPEYTKIHDRAWLGPNVVLTNAKYPRSKNVLNELKGPTIGEEVIIGANSTILPGIHIGRRALVGAGSVVTKNADEETVLFGAPAKIMKMRKELTCYQKTSS, encoded by the coding sequence ATGATTTCTCCGACTGCTATTATATACCCAGGTGTTGAACTAGGTAGAAACGTGATTGTTGAGGCATTCAGTATAGTTGGGCATCCTCTCCAAACGGGAGAAACCCCCACAACAATAATTGGGGATAATGCGATCATCCGTTCTCACACTGTTATCTATGCAGGTAATCAAATCGGGCGAAACTTTAGTTGTGGCCATAAAGTCAATATTCGAGAATCAAATATTTTTGGCGACGATGTCAGTATCGGAACACATTCTGTAGTCGAGCATCACACTGTCTTCGGTCATGGAGTACGCCTTCATTCAAACGTCTTTGTTCCCGAATATACAAAAATTCATGATCGGGCATGGCTGGGTCCAAATGTCGTATTGACCAATGCTAAATATCCACGATCAAAGAATGTGCTCAACGAGCTTAAAGGCCCGACCATCGGTGAAGAGGTCATAATAGGTGCCAACTCGACGATTCTTCCGGGAATTCACATCGGAAGACGAGCCCTAGTGGGGGCAGGAAGTGTTGTTACCAAAAATGCCGACGAAGAAACCGTTTTATTTGGAGCACCAGCAAAGATCATGAAAATGAGAAAAGAACTCACTTGCTACCAGAAGACTTCCTCTTAG
- a CDS encoding acylneuraminate cytidylyltransferase family protein yields MYQGKKILGVIIARGGSKGVPGKNLREVLGRPLISWTIEVARNSKLLTRTILSSENSDIIFTAKRFGCEVPFVRPAELSEDHVSGVEPVIHAVESLPGYDYVVLLQATSPLRSADDIDCAIRLCVDRGVRSCISVNQPSKSPYWMYQVSSEGYLRPLIERNDIHRRQDLPEVFALNGAVYVVSCSALLAERRLMTSDCIPYVMPFERSVDIDSEFDFMVFETLAKGRASD; encoded by the coding sequence ATGTACCAGGGTAAAAAAATTCTTGGTGTCATAATCGCTCGTGGTGGTTCAAAGGGCGTGCCTGGGAAGAACCTTCGCGAAGTGCTTGGGCGTCCATTGATCTCCTGGACAATAGAGGTTGCAAGAAACTCAAAGCTTTTGACAAGGACTATTCTTTCGAGTGAGAATTCTGATATTATTTTCACTGCGAAACGCTTTGGTTGTGAGGTTCCTTTCGTTCGCCCTGCGGAACTTTCAGAAGACCATGTTTCTGGAGTAGAACCAGTTATTCATGCTGTTGAATCCTTGCCAGGGTATGACTATGTTGTTCTTTTGCAAGCGACCTCCCCACTGAGATCAGCTGATGATATCGATTGTGCAATTAGGCTCTGTGTGGATCGAGGGGTGAGGAGTTGCATTTCGGTTAACCAGCCTAGCAAAAGTCCCTATTGGATGTATCAGGTTTCAAGTGAAGGATATTTGAGACCATTGATCGAGCGGAATGATATTCACCGGAGACAGGATTTGCCTGAGGTTTTTGCTCTAAATGGCGCTGTTTATGTTGTGTCTTGTTCCGCGCTTTTAGCTGAAAGGAGGCTCATGACAAGTGACTGTATTCCGTATGTTATGCCCTTTGAAAGGTCGGTAGATATTGATTCTGAATTTGATTTTATGGTTTTTGAAACACTGGCAAAGGGGAGAGCCTCTGATTGA
- a CDS encoding DUF115 domain-containing protein — protein sequence MTMKPARILSVADIFSSVFQSVMSGGRQLHENGILRNAEENLEFTRVQKTIREVKLPQNKNPKRGLVISAGPSLFKRKSIQRIRESKFDGVIVAIDASLSACLREGLIPDFVLTLDPHVTRMVRWFGDPQLEENSKNDDYFLRQDLDVEFRANAVKRNADTIELINKYGKQTRAIVASTAPRNVVARINEAGIEAFWWNPLVDNPGSENSLTRRLFQLNRLPSMNTGGNVGSAAWVFASTILKIPEIGMVGMDMGYYADTPYENTQLYYEYIKHLGSDKEIAACFKQVIFPFDGQEYYTDPTYYWYRCNFLSMVLKSESRTINCTEGRTLFGEGIVISDLEGFLS from the coding sequence ATGACAATGAAGCCAGCCAGGATTCTGAGCGTGGCTGACATCTTTTCCTCCGTGTTTCAATCGGTCATGTCAGGTGGTCGGCAGCTTCACGAGAATGGGATTCTTAGGAATGCAGAGGAAAACCTGGAGTTTACGAGGGTTCAAAAAACAATTAGGGAGGTAAAACTTCCTCAGAATAAAAATCCTAAACGTGGATTGGTCATCAGTGCGGGCCCAAGCCTTTTTAAAAGAAAGTCAATCCAGAGAATAAGAGAATCAAAATTCGATGGCGTGATTGTTGCTATAGATGCATCATTGTCAGCCTGCTTAAGAGAGGGGCTAATTCCAGATTTTGTGCTGACTCTTGATCCTCATGTAACCAGGATGGTAAGATGGTTTGGCGATCCCCAGCTTGAAGAAAATTCTAAGAACGATGATTATTTTTTGCGACAGGATTTAGATGTTGAATTCAGAGCTAATGCGGTCAAGAGGAATGCAGACACGATAGAATTGATTAATAAGTATGGAAAGCAAACAAGGGCTATCGTAGCCTCGACCGCACCTCGGAATGTTGTGGCGAGAATCAACGAGGCTGGGATTGAGGCATTTTGGTGGAACCCTTTAGTGGATAATCCAGGATCTGAGAACAGTTTGACCCGTCGTCTTTTTCAACTGAACCGGCTACCGAGTATGAATACCGGCGGAAATGTTGGATCAGCAGCTTGGGTGTTCGCCAGTACGATATTAAAAATTCCAGAAATAGGAATGGTGGGGATGGACATGGGATACTATGCCGATACTCCTTATGAGAATACTCAACTTTACTATGAATACATTAAGCATTTGGGGTCAGACAAGGAAATTGCTGCTTGTTTTAAACAAGTGATATTTCCTTTTGATGGACAGGAATACTATACTGATCCAACCTACTATTGGTATCGGTGCAATTTTCTCTCGATGGTTTTGAAATCTGAATCTAGGACAATCAATTGTACGGAGGGACGAACTCTCTTCGGTGAAGGAATTGTTATATCTGATTTGGAAGGTTTTTTGAGTTGA
- a CDS encoding oligosaccharide flippase family protein — protein MIRNILRTTAVYTFANGLVNGLPLLLLPLLTNYMSPSDFGLLSLYGVAVLFLTPLVGLNFQGAVSRRFFEVGSPELRSYVFTAIVATLFTCLISLGLFGVFYDAVASYLKLPGFWPFIAVLNSGTQCVINIVLALLQSAKETKKYSAFLLLLAFSSASLTLYLVISQGWSWEGYAFSQLGTSMVFSLLGVAIIYKNGWIGSTWSNHHLRDALAFGVPLVPHAIGGALIGFSDRLLLANILSTSVSGLFEVGSQVSAPIKLVAGSFNQAWFPWLYEKLQENSRSASNLIVRYCYLWGLALILLALLYWLIAIPLMSIFVPVEYEQASQFVFWLCLGNAFYGMYFLVANFLFFAKRTGYLAMVTFFTGVLNLGLSYFLIILNGAKGAAQATCIAFFISFIATWILSQRVQPVPWRYGLRFLFYDIRAVFSLAFQKITTKRKSSGSK, from the coding sequence ATGATTAGGAATATTCTACGAACGACTGCGGTCTATACTTTTGCAAATGGTTTGGTGAATGGTCTCCCTCTTCTTCTCTTACCATTGTTAACCAATTATATGTCACCGAGCGATTTTGGTTTGCTTTCGTTGTATGGTGTTGCCGTATTATTTTTAACTCCACTGGTTGGATTAAATTTCCAGGGAGCTGTTTCTAGGAGATTCTTTGAAGTAGGTTCTCCCGAATTGCGGTCCTATGTTTTTACTGCTATCGTAGCAACTCTGTTTACATGTTTGATTTCGCTAGGACTATTTGGTGTATTTTACGATGCTGTTGCGAGCTATCTAAAATTGCCTGGTTTTTGGCCGTTTATTGCTGTCTTAAATTCTGGAACTCAATGTGTGATAAACATTGTGTTAGCTCTTCTTCAGAGCGCAAAGGAGACTAAGAAGTACAGTGCTTTTCTGCTTCTCCTAGCATTTTCGTCGGCCTCATTGACGCTTTATTTGGTGATCTCACAAGGCTGGTCTTGGGAGGGATATGCTTTCTCTCAATTGGGTACTTCAATGGTGTTTTCCCTGTTAGGCGTGGCGATTATCTATAAAAATGGCTGGATAGGTTCAACCTGGTCGAACCATCATCTCCGCGATGCGCTGGCGTTCGGGGTGCCTCTTGTTCCTCATGCTATTGGAGGCGCTCTCATCGGCTTTTCTGACCGACTGCTCCTTGCAAATATTCTAAGTACTTCAGTTTCAGGCCTTTTCGAAGTTGGTTCCCAGGTAAGTGCTCCCATTAAATTGGTTGCGGGTTCCTTTAATCAGGCATGGTTTCCCTGGCTTTATGAAAAGCTCCAAGAGAATTCGAGGAGTGCTAGTAACTTGATTGTAAGGTATTGCTATCTTTGGGGTTTGGCTCTGATTCTGCTGGCTCTTCTTTACTGGTTGATAGCGATTCCACTTATGTCTATTTTTGTCCCTGTCGAATACGAGCAAGCATCTCAGTTTGTGTTTTGGCTTTGCCTTGGTAACGCATTTTATGGGATGTATTTTCTAGTGGCTAATTTCCTATTTTTTGCGAAAAGAACTGGCTATCTTGCAATGGTGACCTTTTTTACGGGAGTTCTTAACCTGGGACTTTCATATTTTTTGATCATCTTGAATGGAGCGAAGGGAGCTGCACAGGCGACTTGTATTGCATTTTTTATAAGTTTTATTGCTACCTGGATACTCAGTCAACGAGTCCAGCCTGTTCCATGGCGGTATGGCTTGAGATTTCTTTTTTACGATATCAGGGCAGTTTTTTCTTTGGCATTTCAAAAGATTACCACTAAGAGGAAGTCTTCTGGTAGCAAGTGA
- a CDS encoding Gfo/Idh/MocA family oxidoreductase — MLKPLKFGLVGCGRIARRHADLLSQGLVEGATLGAVCDLDRDRSFGFAEKYRVPFYTDMAEMMDSENLDVVSVLTPSGYHAEHVIRLAAYKKPIVVEKPMALRLSDADQMIEACDQNGIKLFVVKQNRFNQPIVRLKDAVTSGRFGKLVLGTVRVRWCRTQEYYDQDPWRGTWGLDGGVLANQASHHIDLLEWLLGDVESVFAKSATALVNIETEDVAVAVLKFRNGALGLIEATTATRPKDLEGSISILGEKGSAEIGGFAVNETITWNFRDTKPDELENLAKSNENPPNVYGFGHQTYLNHVVSCINTDGSALVDGLAGRKSLEVISALYESIETGKEVRLRFRPDRCRLGLT; from the coding sequence ATGTTAAAACCACTCAAATTTGGTCTTGTTGGCTGCGGAAGAATTGCAAGGAGACATGCTGACTTACTGAGTCAAGGCCTTGTCGAAGGAGCCACACTGGGAGCCGTGTGCGATCTGGATCGGGATCGTAGCTTTGGATTTGCGGAAAAGTATCGAGTTCCGTTTTACACTGATATGGCTGAAATGATGGATTCAGAGAACTTAGACGTCGTGTCAGTTTTGACCCCAAGTGGATACCATGCGGAGCATGTTATCAGATTAGCGGCATACAAGAAACCCATTGTCGTTGAAAAGCCTATGGCATTGCGTTTGTCGGATGCAGATCAAATGATCGAAGCTTGCGATCAAAATGGAATTAAACTTTTTGTTGTGAAGCAAAATAGATTTAATCAACCTATTGTTCGATTGAAAGATGCCGTCACATCAGGGCGATTCGGTAAACTTGTACTTGGCACAGTGAGAGTTCGCTGGTGCAGAACTCAAGAATATTATGATCAGGATCCTTGGAGGGGCACTTGGGGTCTTGATGGGGGAGTTCTCGCTAATCAAGCCAGTCATCATATCGATCTCTTAGAGTGGCTCCTTGGAGATGTTGAAAGTGTATTCGCCAAATCAGCAACAGCACTCGTCAATATCGAAACAGAGGATGTCGCCGTAGCCGTGCTCAAATTTCGCAACGGTGCGCTAGGCCTTATTGAGGCTACAACTGCGACAAGACCAAAAGATCTAGAGGGCTCCATATCGATTCTGGGAGAAAAGGGATCGGCTGAAATTGGGGGGTTCGCAGTCAATGAGACAATAACTTGGAATTTTAGAGATACCAAGCCTGATGAGCTTGAAAATCTCGCAAAAAGCAATGAAAACCCTCCGAATGTGTACGGTTTTGGCCATCAAACATATTTAAACCACGTAGTTTCTTGTATAAATACCGATGGATCTGCCCTTGTCGATGGCTTGGCAGGGAGAAAGAGTCTCGAAGTCATTAGCGCTCTTTATGAATCAATAGAGACTGGAAAGGAAGTCCGCCTTCGCTTCCGGCCTGACCGCTGCCGATTGGGCCTGACATGA